CGCGAAGGACTTGGGAGTGGTAGTCGATTCCAGCCGCATGTAGATGTAGCCTCGCATAAAGGCGATACGGCTGGCATAGGTGGTCTTGCCCAGGCCGGGCTTGCCATAGATCAAGCCCAAGCCTACCATCTCGGTCTTGGGGCGGTTCATCAGGAACTGGATGCAGGCATCGGCCCTGACTACGTTCTTGATTTGCACGAGCTTGTTAGGTTTCATTCATCCTCCTGGTTAAATTATGCCGACTTTTTTCAGCATGCCGTAGAAGCTCTCGTCATCATCATCGTCCTGCTCTTCAGGGTCAGGATCGGCTGATGAAGTGTCTGATGAAGTATCTGTTTCGTTGTTCTTTGATTCAGGTAGAGTGGTTCCGAAGTTCTGCTCTTCCGGAGCTATGAACTCCAATTCGGGCAGGTCCTTGACCAGTTCCTGCTCCATCGCCTCGATGCGGTCTTGAGCCTCAGGTTCGGGAGCTGTGATCATGCTGCCTTGCTTGAAGGTGGGATTGGGTCCGCTCAGGCTTTCCTGCATATACGGTTCGAGAAGCTTATCCACAGCCTCCTGGTTATGTAGTACGAAGTCTCTGGCATGCTCTTCGGTGAGTTTCTGCAGCTTCTTGATTTGCTTGTATTCTTTCTTGAGGGACTGATGCGAGACCGGGTTGTTCTTATCGATGTGGATAAAGGGATGCTGGCTGCGTCTTAGCTCTGCCTGGCAGATGAAGTTGTCTTTCATGTCATAGACCAGTATCCACCTGGCTTCGGCATAGTCGTATCTGATGATCACCGGCTTGCCGATGTTGTCCATCAAGGCGATGTGCCAGTAGAGCAGCTTGTTGAATACGATGCCTTCGTTACGGATCGCCTTGCGCTCAGTAGCCAGCATCATGAAGTTGAGTTTATCCGGCCTGAGCATCCGATCTTCGGGTATCAGTGCGGAACTGAATACCTGCCAGGGTGTCTTGCCTTCCAATCCGCCATGCTCGGTCTCGCCATAGATGTGCCTGATATAGAAGCCGATCATCTGCATCGCTTCTTCAATCGTGGGTGGTTCAGACTTATACAAGGCCTTTGCCCACTTCTCGTTACGCATCAGGGTCGAGGGCTTGTTGGCTATGTTGGCTCCCCGGAAGCTGCTGATGAAGCGTTCGAACTGTTCCTGGAAGGTCCGGAAGAATCGTTCGATCACCTTGGCCTTGGCATTGTAGCTCTCTGCGAAGTGCGCTTCGATGCCTAACTTAGGAAAGACCCCACCCAACTCGACTTCCAGGTCATGGCCTTCCCAGGACTCATGGAATAGCTTAGATCTAAAGGCCTTGCCATTATCGAGATAGACCGCTTCAGGCACGAAGGCGAAGGGTGGGCGAGTTTGCACTGTGTTCCCTTCGGCATCCTTATCCAGATACCACTGTGAGGTATTGAGGAAGGCATGGCGGAAGGCTGCCTGGATATGCTGGCTATCCTCGGTAAAGGCGAGTGATCCACCCACTGGGTATCTGGAAGCCCAATCGAAGACCATGATCATGGTCATGCGTTGAGCTTTACCGGTATGGGGATTGAGGATATCAAAAGCCAGGGTATGTCCATCAGCCACCCAGACCTGACCCACTCTTAACAGCCTGGCATCCCGGTGAATGGTCTTGACTATGTGCTCTGCCACGTATTTGCTGCCCTTTCGGGTCTGTTCCCAAGTCGCCAGATGATTATCCCGCCACTCAGTACACCATCTTCTTAAGGTAGGCTTGCTGGTGGGTGACTCGTAGTAACCCATCCTGGCTTGAGCTTTGAGCATGTTGATGGCAGAACCGATGGTGATCTGGTTCGGATGCAGCAGTATGCTAAGCAGGACCTTGGACTCGGTCTCGGTCACCTTACGCTTATGGCTGATATTCTTGCCCTTATGAAGCAGTGCAAACATGTCCTGATTGGATTTGATATACTGGTCGATCCAGAGCCGCAGAGCTCGTTCTTTGCGCTCACCTCTAATCTTGTATAGCTCCGGGACGAGTTGTTCGCTGTTGTACTCGCTTACGATCAGCTTCCACTCTTCAACCTTGGAACTGCATAAGGACAATCGCCTGATGACCAGATTGCAGAAATGCCCCAGGAGCCTGGCCTCCCTCTCATGCTGGAGGGGCTGGCGTTCCCTGGGGCTTAGGTCAAGATAATCAGGTCGTTCACATAGATCCACTAGCGGTTGATCAGCATCCGGGACATTGTCTATCTCAGTAGGCTCTTCTTCCTTATATATAGGGGTAGGTTTGGGAACCGTTATTCTTTTGCCGATGACTTCACTCAATCGGGGGTATTTTCCCCGGTCGGAGAGTTGTTCTTCAAAGAAAGCGGTGTATTCTTCGGGGCTAAAGTCATAGGGATGCATTGTAATCACCATCCTCAGCTGTAGCGACTCGATATTGCGAGATGAGAGCGCTATTGAGTTTTTTACCATCGACTTCTATCCCAACTTCAAAGAACTCGTCCGGGATCAGGCCCCTGCTAGCACAGTCAGCCATCTCCAGATTATATATCTCTGGATCGGTCAGCAGGAAGGTTTTCATGACCTTGCTGCTTCTGTATGTAACCTGGTGCTTGTAGGATATGATCCTCTTACTGTTAACGCGTCTCCACACTGTTCGAGTGGAACAGCGCATCAACTCCGCTACACGCTCGACGGTCAGCCAGACCGCCTTGATCTTCCGCTTACTCATGCTAAGCCTTCTCCAATAAAATTCTTCTACCGGTAGAAGCACTTTGACAAATCCGCTATGGTGTTTGGTCATTTTGATCAGATCATCTGTCAAAGTGCTCTGACCAACTGTCAAAGTGCATGGTGAATTTGGCAGCACTTTGACACTGGACCTGCCTTTTTTGCTGTCAAAGTGCTCAAAGTATCTACTGATCAGCATCGGCAGGTTTTTTCTCCGATTGGGAAGCACTTTGACATTTGTCAAAGTGCTCGATGTGTCAAAGTGCTCATCCTTGACCACCATCTTCCCAGGCTCGTAACTGGTCGCTTTCATAAGCGCCTCCCATTAGTTATTGTTGGGTGCTACATTACTGCATCGCAATAACTTGGGAAGTCCTTTCTGCTCATTCCGAGAGCATTTGCAAACCTTCTGATCCTAATGGAAGAATCCGCTGCCGTATCACAACTATATAATTAGGTCTTGACAAAAAAGTTAGACAATTTATCTTGTCTACGGATGCATAATCTTACCCATACGGCAAAAGGTCAAGGGAAAAATGACTTTTTAGGAGGAATAATGGACCCTAACGATATCGGCAGCAGACTGGGAATGCTGATCAAATCAATGAAACTGAAGCAGTACCAGTTCACAGAAAAGTTTGGCATCTCTGCCAATTCTCTGGACCGCTACAAGAATAATGAGCGATATCCAGACCCTCAATTCATGGCCCGATTGATCGAGGCAGGAGTGAATGTGAACTGGCTTTTAAGAGGGGAAGGCTCGATGTTTATCCTGGCTCCCTGGGAGCTCGGAGATGACGTCAAGACTACCAAGAAAGTGCAGATCGTGGATGGTAAGCCGGTCTTAGTGAATGATTTTGATACTACTTACGTGCGTACTTCGATCTTCCCGATCGTAGCGGAAATAGCCGCCGGATCACCCATTGAAGTTCCCGAGGGATATGAGCCAGCGGAATCAGTCGAAGTTCCCACTCGCTACATTCCCTTCGGTACAGACAGCTATGTAGCCTTCAGAATCAATGGTGCCAGTATGGAACCTCAGATCTTGCACGATGACATAGTCTTAATCAAGAAGCAAGTCAGTTGGGATGGCACGAATGGGAAGATATGTGCGGTGCGCTATGAGACTGGTATCACCTTGAAAAGAATACACTTCGATGAGGCTCATAAGGGAGTTGCCCTCCAACCCCTCAATAAGGACTTTAAGATCGAGTTTATAGACGCTGATCAGAGTCAGTGGCTCACGATGATAGGGACTTTGGCACTTCAGTTACGGCTCTATTAAATGAGATAATAGTTTCAGAAAATCTGATGGTCTGAAAATACCCTAAAACTAGGGCAAATTTGCAAAAACCCTGATACCGAATCGTCCAAAAACGTCCAAAGACCACTGTGACACAGTCTAAAGCCAGTCCTATTCATCTCACAATCCTATAAACAGTTACGACCACTGTGACAGGTGAAACCCATTTGCAAGTTTGGGTGATACTTTATATGGGATAAGCCGGATCCGACAGGTGTGAAAAAGCCCTTCCCGCAAGGAAAGGGCTTGATATAGGATAAAGACAAATGAGGTGTTTTCAAGCGGAGCTCTATTTTTTTCCCACGGCGGCGACGTAGATCACAAACTCCTCGACTCCATCCACACCGAGGCAATCGTTCATTTCCTCGTCCTGGAAAGCGCCGATCATGCAGGCCCCGGCGTCCAGGGCTTCCGCGGCCAGATGGATGTTTTGTCCGATATGCCCGGCATCGATGTACAGATAGCGGTAGGAACGCTGCTGGTAACGCCAGGCAGTGCGGTAGGGAATGGCGGTGAGGATGACGGTCACGGCGGAATTGGCGGCCATCTCCTGTCCGAGGCAGCCGGTTGTGATCCTGGGGGCGATCGTTTCGGAGGCATCGGCCAAAACCAGGCAGTGCTTGAGCGGATGGTAATAATAGAGCCCGGGTTTGAGGCCCTCCACATTGTTGATCAGCAGATAGCATTCGAAAGGATGGCGGCTTCCGGCAGAGGGGACGTTGCGCATGGTGAACTCGATCCGTTCGTTGCTGCGGAAATCCCTGGCCCAGGCAAAGGTCCAGAGCAGAAAGGACAGTTCCTCCTGCGTGAATGGCTTATCCGAGTACTGGCGCAGGCTGCGGCGCTGTCCGATGGCCTGATGCAAAGGGATCTGGGGCATCTTGATCTGATCGACGGCGGGAATTGCGACAGGTTCCCCGGAGCGTGGTTTGACGGCATCCGGGCGCTGCAGGCCAAGTTCCTGGTCGCTGCGGTCCGAGTATAGATAGCGGGTGAGGCGGACAAAGTCTTTGCCGATTGTGGCGGCGCGGGTCCGGTCGGCCTCGATCTCTTTCAGGACGCCGGCCAGGCTCTGCTCCATCATGGAAAATTCGTCCTCGCTGAGCTTGGCCTCTTTGATGATCTCATCCCTGGCAAAGCCGCGGGTTTTGTAGTAGAGGTATTCAAAGGTCTTCATGTCCATGTTTTTCTCTCCTTCTCAATCTCCCAGGCAGATTCCCAGCCCTCGGGCAGTGTTGACCAGGTCGGATTCGGGATTTACATAGTTATATTCCTTGATCGCGTCCTTGATCGGCACGGCGATGATGTTGGGATGGCGATAGGCGACCATGCTGCCCCATTTCTTTTCCAATACGAGTTCGAA
The sequence above is drawn from the Candidatus Syntrophosphaera sp. genome and encodes:
- a CDS encoding Mu transposase C-terminal domain-containing protein, translating into MHPYDFSPEEYTAFFEEQLSDRGKYPRLSEVIGKRITVPKPTPIYKEEEPTEIDNVPDADQPLVDLCERPDYLDLSPRERQPLQHEREARLLGHFCNLVIRRLSLCSSKVEEWKLIVSEYNSEQLVPELYKIRGERKERALRLWIDQYIKSNQDMFALLHKGKNISHKRKVTETESKVLLSILLHPNQITIGSAINMLKAQARMGYYESPTSKPTLRRWCTEWRDNHLATWEQTRKGSKYVAEHIVKTIHRDARLLRVGQVWVADGHTLAFDILNPHTGKAQRMTMIMVFDWASRYPVGGSLAFTEDSQHIQAAFRHAFLNTSQWYLDKDAEGNTVQTRPPFAFVPEAVYLDNGKAFRSKLFHESWEGHDLEVELGGVFPKLGIEAHFAESYNAKAKVIERFFRTFQEQFERFISSFRGANIANKPSTLMRNEKWAKALYKSEPPTIEEAMQMIGFYIRHIYGETEHGGLEGKTPWQVFSSALIPEDRMLRPDKLNFMMLATERKAIRNEGIVFNKLLYWHIALMDNIGKPVIIRYDYAEARWILVYDMKDNFICQAELRRSQHPFIHIDKNNPVSHQSLKKEYKQIKKLQKLTEEHARDFVLHNQEAVDKLLEPYMQESLSGPNPTFKQGSMITAPEPEAQDRIEAMEQELVKDLPELEFIAPEEQNFGTTLPESKNNETDTSSDTSSADPDPEEQDDDDDESFYGMLKKVGII
- a CDS encoding helix-turn-helix domain-containing protein, with amino-acid sequence MKATSYEPGKMVVKDEHFDTSSTLTNVKVLPNRRKNLPMLISRYFEHFDSKKGRSSVKVLPNSPCTLTVGQSTLTDDLIKMTKHHSGFVKVLLPVEEFYWRRLSMSKRKIKAVWLTVERVAELMRCSTRTVWRRVNSKRIISYKHQVTYRSSKVMKTFLLTDPEIYNLEMADCASRGLIPDEFFEVGIEVDGKKLNSALISQYRVATAEDGDYNASL
- a CDS encoding SagB/ThcOx family dehydrogenase codes for the protein MDMKTFEYLYYKTRGFARDEIIKEAKLSEDEFSMMEQSLAGVLKEIEADRTRAATIGKDFVRLTRYLYSDRSDQELGLQRPDAVKPRSGEPVAIPAVDQIKMPQIPLHQAIGQRRSLRQYSDKPFTQEELSFLLWTFAWARDFRSNERIEFTMRNVPSAGSRHPFECYLLINNVEGLKPGLYYYHPLKHCLVLADASETIAPRITTGCLGQEMAANSAVTVILTAIPYRTAWRYQQRSYRYLYIDAGHIGQNIHLAAEALDAGACMIGAFQDEEMNDCLGVDGVEEFVIYVAAVGKK